Genomic DNA from Alistipes indistinctus YIT 12060:
GAATTTCCAAAAACGATATAGTCTTTGGTCGAACTCGTTTTGGGATAAAACCTGATCCCTGTTTTTGATTCCCACTCACGAAAGGCAGCCTGCGCGTCATTGACAGAAGAAAAACCGGGAGCAAACTCATAATAGACTTTCCCGGCATTCCAATACCGAACCCAGGCATTGACAACTGCCGAACGGGGCTGAGGTTGACTCAACAGGTCTATTTGTTCCTGACTGAGTAGCATATCCCCGCCCAGAATATACAGGCTGTCCCTTTTTTCGACAGTCATCCCGCAGGGCAGCGTGATAAACTCGGAATTCCCCGATACGGATCGTGTCACCGGCTGGCTAAGGGACTTTGTGAGTACAACGTCCGGCTGAACATCTTCATTGTTATTACAGCTTATCATGCCGCAATACAAACACACCACTAACAAAATCTTTTTCATAAGGCTATAATTTAAGTTATGAGGGTGCAATGTGACGGACGTATAGTTCGACCTCCTACGGATTTTCCCAACGAATCGGCGGTAAGTTCTCGGAATCTTTCAGCGTTTTGGAAATAATATACAACAAATGATATTCGATCGGGGAGGCATCTTGCATCGGTTCTTTGACATGTATTTTTGCGACTGCCACTCGATACTCATAGCCCCGTTCATAGTCGAAAAACCCCTGGATGTCATTCCTTAAGACTTTCCAGTCGTTGTCATTTTTCTCTTTAACGACATAGTACGGAACCTCGCCGAAAGCTCCGTAACGATAAACCTTTTCCGACGCTACCGTGTAAAATATGACCTTATCATTTTCGTCCTTTTTGCAAGAGCAAAAAAGAATTATCGCCCCGAAGATTAGGATTAGTTTTCTCGGATTCATAGCTTTAAGGGTGATTGGTGAAATAAAAGTTTTGTCGTTGACCGGCACTCCCCGAAAGAATACCCGGTTTATTCCGTTTCTAATCTAAATTATTTGTATATAATTGTTTATGCAATAAAGACAGTGATTGTCATAATCACATTTTTACGTTTTGCACGAGAGGCTTGGTCTGAAGAACGTGCTATATATATTCTATAAACAATATACCTAAAATATATTATAGTTTTTTGTGTAATATATTAAAAATTGCGAATAAACCTATTTGTTATATAAATAGATTCTTTGAGCGCACAATCGCAATTGAACATAGCAAAACAATATTTTACATCAGCTATAAACCAGACCATTAACTGAACAAGCAAGCTTTTCATGAACGTATGTTCAATTCCATGTCGAATTTTATGCACAAAAAAGGGCGTACAAATGTACGCCCCGATTGTTCCAGTATATTCCGCCTTATACTGCGTTCAGAAAGATTCAAAGGTCATTCCCCTTGCTCCCGACTGATTCTTCCGCAAATTTATCGAATTTCCTGAATTATGCAATGATCGTTTGGAAAGACACGGGTGAAATTACTCAGTGATTATTGTCGTCTATAAGAATGGCTACTGGTATCCTTTTGTAAAACGACATTACAGGGTTGGAAAGGGTACATTTGTCGAATGGCGGCTAAATCACTTTCTGACAAATAAGAGCGTTGGGCATTCCATGTACTGCCGTTCTTTTTTTTCATGGTCGGTTTCGACTCATCCACGGCAAATGAATTATAGGAGCCGTAGAGCATGACTGAATTAAAATCGAAATTGGAAGACACCTGATGTTTTTTGGATGATTTGTCGAAATTATGCTGTTTGTTTCCCTGTATATTATTGTATATAATATCAATGTAGTTGTCCCGATCCCACCTGCACTGTTCATGCAGTAGTCCGATCGCATGTCCCAACTCGTGAATAGCCGTCCCGACGGTAGCCCAACTGGGATCGAGACAGAGAGTTTGCACACCTCCCTGACAACCGAGCGCAGAATAAGACCCTTCGCCATCGATCAATTCTATTCGGTTCTGTTCCAAAATCCCCTGACCAACTCGTCCGAGTGAGACCTTTGTGCATAGACGGAACTGTACGCCAGTAAGTTTATGGTAATAGTTCATCGCTGCATATATCTTGTCAGTCTGCGTGAATGTATTGGTTGATACTATACCTCCTTGGGGATTCACAAAATTCGGCCAACAAAAATATACAATGCCATCGGGCCAACGATAATCGTTCAGATAGGCCCCTTTCGTATCAACTGCACCGAATTCTTCCGCTTGTTTCTGTGATAAAAGAATATC
This window encodes:
- a CDS encoding DUF4377 domain-containing protein, which translates into the protein MNPRKLILIFGAIILFCSCKKDENDKVIFYTVASEKVYRYGAFGEVPYYVVKEKNDNDWKVLRNDIQGFFDYERGYEYRVAVAKIHVKEPMQDASPIEYHLLYIISKTLKDSENLPPIRWENP
- a CDS encoding M12 family metallopeptidase; amino-acid sequence: MEKKLLMLLLASCIMGCAKEKEGQDLKSPEIQRLEEYRPGVPRESFVNTKGAVIEKIDSVYVIEGDILLSQKQAEEFGAVDTKGAYLNDYRWPDGIVYFCWPNFVNPQGGIVSTNTFTQTDKIYAAMNYYHKLTGVQFRLCTKVSLGRVGQGILEQNRIELIDGEGSYSALGCQGGVQTLCLDPSWATVGTAIHELGHAIGLLHEQCRWDRDNYIDIIYNNIQGNKQHNFDKSSKKHQVSSNFDFNSVMLYGSYNSFAVDESKPTMKKKNGSTWNAQRSYLSESDLAAIRQMYPFQPCNVVLQKDTSSHSYRRQ